Genomic segment of Arachis hypogaea cultivar Tifrunner chromosome 11, arahy.Tifrunner.gnm2.J5K5, whole genome shotgun sequence:
tatctcggGTGCGCAATACCCTAGATATATGTATATTTATGCATATGTAATATATTAGGGTGTATCTaagatatttgatttttgaattctgTTAGATAGACAATGGGTGCGAACAATATGAATAATGGACGTACTTCCAAGTTCAATAACCATGAAAAAATATCTCAATctaatttcacttttttttttttttttcgttatcTATTTTCATCCACACCAAATCTTAAACCATATTTTCACCGTAGTCTCCCACCGTTACCTCCTCTAAAATGCCGTCCACCATCGCCGGTCAAGAAGCTGCGGTACGCTGCCATCACCACCTCGCCCAGAATGGAGACACCGTTTCGTCTTTCCTCCACGTTGCACCGTTGCCTCTCCTCCACACCACACCGTCGCATCTCCACCTCTCCTGAAGCCTGCGAAGTGCCATCGCTACCTCTTTCCTTGTTCCCCACAGTGGCACTGTGCGTCTGTTCCTAACAGCCGCGCGTTCCTTACGAGTGAGAAGGCTGCCCATCGCCCCACTGTTCCCCTACAATGCGCATTCCTGCCGAGGAAGAAGGCCGCCCGTCGCATAGCCGCACTGCGACGCCGCATCATCCCGTCTCTATTTCATCCTCCTCTTTTCGTCGCATCATCCCGTCTCTACTTCGTCCTCCTCTTTTGttgtatatttctttttttttaatttttatagttggatgtttctttaatttagatgtatgttttttttatataaatatttttttattttcagatgtattagatgtttttttattttaggtgaaagagtaaagtatcgattttgtccccaacgtttggggtaagtcttatttgtgtccctaacgtttaaatcgtcctatttgtattcctaacgtttataaaagtgattcaatgttatcctactatcaattatactaacatatcagattatatttttcaattattcatacttggatgtattcattctcaattaggtctcacttagatgtgttcgattttaatattatacccattatttgtgtttagattcaattatgcccctagaaaagtgaattatgtgaaTGTTGtaagaattagtttcaacttttgatgaactATTTTTGGGAGTgaatcatcgattctatcccagacatttgtattctaactccaagaagagatttttaaaactcaaactaaagtgcTAATGATGTATAATTGAccgcaggataacattgaatcacttttacaaacgttagggatacaaataggacgatttaaacgttagggacacaaataggatttacctcaaacgttggggacaaaaacgatactttactctaggTGAAAATTAGGGTGGAAATGCGACGAACGAAGCGACTGCGGTCTTTGGGGAGAGGGTGGCGGCGTGGCGCGATATGAAGGACTTGGAAAAGAGATTAgagttttgtagggttttctttCTTCCATGagtgaaatgaaaatgaaattagggtttaaataattttaattaattaaaaatctaattttttaaattaatttaatatttttaatctgTTGTTTATGTTGTTCAAAATGAATGTTATTCTCTTATACTTTGCCGATTAGAATAAAATGGTAGACTGCACCCATTAtaaaaagcaaaacaaaaaaaatagtttaCTCATCGGCTACTTCACTATATATGTGTGCGTGTCAGTTTATTCTCTCAGAACTTAATTTCTCTCACCGtgataataacaaaattaaaataaaatataaaaataaaataaaatcggtaaaaaaaaaatcacattagTAATTAAGTTTCCAACATCTAATTAGGTTACTTAAGACTGAAAATGAGACGAACTGAGTCAAGTctggttaaattaaaaaaattattggtaTCTAAAAAATTTgtgcttaatttatttaaaaagtaagGAATGAAAAGATAGATCCCatcttttatatttatgttatataGTTGAAAAATTAGgtataataaaaaagatttaaactCAAATTTATCTCACAAGTCACAACTCAACTTATTAATAATTAAGTCTATTTTTTGTAAAGTTTAAATTTAGACTCACCaaaaatttacaaactcataatatgaacataattgataattctatatataaaaattataacttaatatatattatttatctatcaattataatttatgttttttattataattatatacgaAAATTATATATGTGAATGGGTTTAAATTAtctataatattataaattaaaaatataaaatacataatatatgtattaatgtaaataattataataaataatatataaacaaTTTAGGCTCACGAGTTGACTTAGTTGCAGTGAGTTGTTTGTTCAACTTTCTGTCATCTTTTTCTCTttgttaaaaaatagaaaaaaaagataataaaacctCTAACTATGGCTTTATAACATACGCTTCCTTAGttaatgcaatttaagatttTCACACAACCCACATTTTGAACAAAATATCAACCTCTGCAAAGATaggatttgattattaaattcaTTTATTGATGAATCATTGCAAAATAATTGAGACTGGGAATAGGTCCTAATCCtagacaaaaaataattatattatcagACTACCTTTTCTGTGTTAACAAAAAAAACGTGTTCATGAAACAAACATTAAATTGTTGACTTAATGCATATCCATTATTAACACAGATCACGTGCCCTGATTCGGGTTGATCTTTTGCCTAGTCATATAAGCTATTTTGGCCATAAATTAATAAGGGAtgtatataaattataaacaatGATTCACTCCttagaaaatataaattcaaaaaattaaaaaaggagcAAATATTTTGCAACCATGCTTCATCAGCTATAGCACACGCACATCCTCAGCAGAACCACTTGCACATAATATTTAGTTTTCTAAGCAACAAATTTAAGCCAATCAAACATTAGCTTCAAAAAGGAAAAACATACAAGTATACAACTCAAATAATGAGAAAAAGAATACTCACAAGTCACAACTATGGTATTCGGCCAAACATGGCTTTCCTGTTGTTAAACTCTCTCTTCTTTGGTATCCACCCTCAGACACCTTCTGTAAATAAATACTGAAACAGGCAGTCCGaactccgatttttttttctttgcgtaaaatatatatttttattcatgaaatttgtcaaaaattttaaaaatatctataaattttattttattttaattttatctttgaaatttttatttatatcaaatatatccatgatagctaaatttttaaaaaatttaagactaatccaATAATAATGCATGACAACTATGTCCAATTTATTTGTGTTGAAGAttgtttttgtaaaattattgttgaattgatcctaatttttaaaaaaaattagctatcagaatatatttgatgcaatttaaaaatttttaagacaaaattaaaagaaaataaaacttaataatattttaaaaattttttaacaaacttcaaagaaaaaacaaatacactttactttttttttttttttttttgtctgaaagcaagaaatcaacacaAAAAAGTGGAGCTTATTACAAGAAAACTCTGATTTATCGGAGGTTGCGGGAAGAAGATTTTCCATATAGGTTTGCATAAACGATCCTTGTTCGGAACACAAGAATCATGCATAAGATTGCTGCAACGATGCAGAGTCCAGACATGATCATGGAAGTTATGAAAAAGCATATGGAGCCATTACACGTTAGTGGCTTGCCATCATTAAGCGCACGCGCCATGACCGATCCTAAATTTGGAAAATGATGATCTCCTTGAGCTTGCTGTTCTGCCTCATAATCATAGATTCTGCTTGCTATAAGACTTGAGAAGACAAGCGTTCCTGCAGGGTTTGCTAGAGTGATGAAATTGTACAATGCACCAAAGTTTCTCAATCCGAACAATTCAGAGGCAGTGGCCGGAACAATCGCCCAATGAGCTCCATAACCAAGTCCAATCAGTAGAGTGCTGATATACATTGACCCCGGCCATCCCATCGCAATGAAAAGATGGCCGACGGTCATAATAAGTTGAAATACAGCTAGTGCAGCTGGTCTTGGATAGACATGATCTCTGTTCAAGCATATATACAAAACGGAAttcaaacaacaaattaaaattctTGATAGGGACATTAAATAGTTTGATCAGTGTAAAACCTGTTTGTACCTTACAACAAGCTCAGATATGTAGCCGCCTCCGACACGGCCGAGGAAGTTCCAAATACTGATGAGTGAGACAAAGATATGTGTATTGTCATATCCAAGAGACTGACTCATCTGACCAAGATTGTCGATTACAGTCAAGCCGGATCCCGAGCCCATGATCATGGAAATGAAAAGAAGCCAAAAATCTGCCTTAATCAAAGCTTGTCTCAAAGTAAAATCCTCCCCTCTGTGTGGTCCTCTCCTCCTCTTGACTCTCACTGCTCCTTCAGCAGCTGCTTGGAGTAGCTTTGATTGCAATTGCGCGATACGCTTTCGCCGCTCTGATGCAGGAAGCAAGTCCACTTCCTTAGGCTTCTCGTCTTCCAGCTCACTTAATAGCACTTCCTCGGATTCCTGTGGTGACTTTCCTAGATCTTTACTCTCTGGTTCTGGAAGCAGTGCCTCTTCCTCTGGAGATTTTTGCTCCGGACCGAAAACTAATGCGATAGGAATGATGAATGGAACAAAGAGAATCAAGAACAGGATGATTGTGAAAATCATGATTACAGGACTGCTCACATAAACTAGATCTTGGACAACCATGACTCCCATCAAATAAGCAGCCAATAGGAGGCACACTCCATAGACAAATGTGAAGCTTTTGCCGTCCGTCGGACGCACTTGTTTGTGACCTCCTACAGGTCTAACAATGAACATTAGACCTACTCCTACCAATGCTGGACCAACAGCAACCATAAATACCAATGATGCATGATCAGGGGAATGGATCACTGCATATATTTGTGTCAAGATTGCACCACTCAGTCCTGCAAAGCCCTTCAGAATTCCGACCACTGGACCCCGGCTTTTGGGGAAGTTTTGCACACAAGATACTAGAGAAACTGTGTTGAAGTAGGTTTCACCATTTGTTCCAATAAATATGAGAACACAAATCTGCATAGAAATAACAACTAATCATCTTATTTGGGTTATCTGATAAATAAAACAACTGAAAAAATATCTCTATGTAGTAAAGTTGTATACGCTTATGTTCTTTATATTATACAACATTTTGAAAGATTAACAGCATACAAATGAGTTTGTGcgtcaagagaaaaaaaaacctTTATTGAACTGGAACAAACAAAATCCAAGCCTCTGTTTGACAGTATCAATCTTACCTTTATTATGCTCACAAAATGAAGAGCCAGTTTTTCAGTTGTAAGTTTTCTAATAAACCACCAAACTTAATGTTCCCATTACTAGCAGGATTCAATACTAATGTATATATTGACCATAAGTTACCAGAAAGCTGGAATGGGGATGTTTAAGTGACTCGTTTTCGGTATACAATTCACTACTTTTAGTAACTAAATTATAAGTATTCAAATTTCAGCTACTGCCACTTGCCCAACTTAAATTTTATGCAAGGTAACTTTTAAGCTTGTTCCCATGTTTGATCTCTATTTATTAATGATCTAAAGAAATCTTGGGCAATAGTTATGTCGAACTTAATGAAGATTGATGCATAtgtatttctattttctaattttgaGTACTCTAATGAACAGCAGCAATTTAAAGCCGTAGTACAAACATCTGAAGGTAGATCTGTTGTTATAAATATTGACCGATGTTTGTCATCATGTGTCACGTGCTCACATGTGAGACACAAGATACTTGACAGCTACAAGGAAAGAAATGATTATAAAATAGAGTCCGTTCAGCACAGATGCAACACCAAGACTCATGAGTTGCAAAATATTGGGTTAGTAGTTTAATCACCACATTTTTCACATCATACATCCCTTTCAATGTTTTAAATGCAAGTTGCAACTTGTAACCAATCATGCTTGCACAATAATGCTTTACACCCAAATTTAAAATCATGCATTGACTACAAGGTGACCACTCACAAGCGAAATTAATAGTTCAGAATCGTTCTTATTTAATCAAACATGTCATTCAActgtttttaactattaattttaacaGACTTCATGTGAGTTTCCACCTTACTACAAagccaaatataaaaaaaaatgaggaaAAAAGAGAATGTAATGTCTAGTGTCTAGTATTACACaaaggagaagaaggaaaaaaaaaagagaagagaagaatatATAAAACAATGAAGAAAAATTCCCAGGCCTTTCATGAGGCAAAAAGATGGAATATTCATTCAATAGGTTATGAGGTGTAAAGAGCAATCATAGACTTTGATTCCAGAATAGTCTAGAACCATCATCACCTTTACGATTAAAGTCCTTCCTTTTAAGATTGAAGAAACAGTATAGAACTTTACTCCAGACCATCCATGTCATAAAGTTTCATTTATGAAAAAAGTTGAATTTTAATAAGTGAAATGATACGATGACTCATACTAGTACCaatttaacaagaaaaaaaaaaaaaagataaatggaACAAGAAACTGAAAAACTAAACATCACTCAATAAAACAAGATGGTTTCAATCAAAACCAAATCCAGTGGTTCAGATAATCTCagtccaaaaaacaaaaaatactgaTAGGTACTAAAAAAAGGAGATATATATAAGAAAAGAACAAATTTGAAGAATTTATCAGTATTTGACGACCAACTAATTTGATGATTGATcaaaacaaaaatcaagagaGAGACACCATGGTATTATGATTGACAGTAACATCACGAAATCAAACCAAACCAGAAAAAGTCAAACTAGTAGAAATGAAATTAGCTACTTGATGATCCAAAATCcaaaggtgaagaagaagaaaatagatcgAAAGGGAAAGAAAAGACTCACAGCCCATAAGGGAAGAGTTGGAACTCTAGCAGTAACAATCAACCAAACCCAACCATAGCCAATAAGATTGAGAAGAGCACCAACTAGTAGAGAAGCCCAAAGGGGCAAGATCTCACAGAGGATTCCAGTTACAAAGCCAACGGAATCACCAAGGTCCTTAGCCACACCAACCATGGCAAGTTGCTTCTGGTTGTAGCTTAAGGACTCTTTGATCACTGGTGATATGCTCCCAAACAAGTACCCAATCCCTGCCCATGATTGTAACCACATTGCAGCCACAAACACCAGCCATCTGCTTCTGTATAAACTCACAAGCTTCTCCTTGAATTGACCCATCATCATCACTCACAAAAAGgtgtgttttttgtttttctttgatgAGATGAACACCCTTCTTGTGCTTCAGGCTGCTGCGGCAGGAGACTTAAAAAGAGATATTATTAGGAGCAGACACAGATAGCGACAAAGTTGGTGTGAGTAAGTGGTGATAGAGTTTTCAAAATGTCAAGTGGGGGAGAGTCGAGTTTAACTTTAACAAGCTTAATAACCGGGTGTAATGTACCGACTCTATTTCTATAAGATAAAGATTAGAGAgtcagtatttttattaaaatttattcagcatttaatcataaaaaaaaaaatgtatgttattagataaaattttattaaaaatattaataattaattaataattataaattataaaatttattaattcccTAACAGTTTTCTTTTGATAATACTGTATAGTGTATAGCAGTGTCACTGTGTCAGATAGATAAGTATTTAATAGGAAGTTTGGAATACATGTggattgtatttttattaataaaaaaaattatttctttataaTATGTCTTTTGCAGATTGATAATATGTCTCATGAAGatcgtattttttaaataaaaatattttatttacaataCATTTTGATGAATTATTTGTGTCAGAGACGtctctataaatttattaaatactaaatcactcaatattaattaatttactaacactaaaataatatataaaaaaatatatcgtGATATACGAATAGAAAATATGTATGCAGCTATAATATGTAAATATTCTTAGAATTATTTAAAAATGATTGTAATTactttaatcttaattttttgcaattctttctatatatcaaattaattatagaagaaaaatatagaaatactaaaaaatagatgtatgatataattatataatacatataataaaaatttatacataaataaaagaacataCAATATATAGATTAATATGTTTTGTATATAACTAAGCACTATAgaaataaaacaataaattttaaaacacatcaatatttttttctattaaattttataacattATTTACtataattgaaaggaaaaaagttTCAATAACACTTGTCATTTCACAATAATTTTTAAGAGACATAAAAAATTTATTCCCGGTGGTTTCTATTGAAAAAGTTAGGTTTTAATTCCGGTGGATTATGTAGATTCGAAAATTAGtgacaattattttttattctgttattATGAAAGAACAACCTTATGATTTCTTCAAATCAAATAGAGGTATTCGATAAGGAAATCTTCTATCttcctatcttttttttttgtgtgcagaaagtctctccttcttgctacacaagacAGAACAAAAAGATTAATTCAGAGTCTTTAGATACATAGGCGATGTCCCAAGATCAACCACCTCCTCTTTGCTGATGATTCCATCTTATTCTGTAAGGCTAATCCTGAAACATGTTCAAACATCCtgtatttattaaattcttatgaaagcatcagtggccagaaggtaaatcttaataaatttgctgtattctttagccacaacactcGTTCCACTACTCGTACAGTACTGtctaactctatgaatattaatcatattggggcttaagataaataccttggtttgccttctacagtctctaaatcgaaaaatgtttcttttagtatgatcaacGAGAAGGTTCGGAAAAAAATCCAAGGGTGGAAGTGCAATCTTCTAGCGTCAGGTAGTAGACACGTATTGCTTAGGAGAAGCTATTTctatttatacattgtcttgcttcaagttgtctgatggtttaatttcggaaattcactctctactttctcaATTCTGGTAGggacaaaaaggttctgaaagATGGATGACTTGGATtagctgggacactatgactcgccTACGAAGAGaaggaggccttggatttaaagatATCAGAATCCAAAATCTGACGCTTTTAAgcaaacagttttggcgactcgtaacacagcctacttctctattatccaaaatcctaagaggtaaataatttagcaatggtaatgctataacggcagaaattggagtcttaccttcttggagatggaggagcatacTGGAAGGCCAAAAGATTGTTGAAAATGTCTTAATTGGACTGTGGGTACTGGAGAGAATATCTGAACTtttgaggatccttggctgcctcctccgtatcctttaatgatttctgacatgTCAAATAGACATGCTATTTCTGAGttggttccaagagttaaagatctaattactgaaaataggaattggaatcagaatctcattcaagaattattttcccaAGACGTTACAAATaggattttgtcagttaaaatttATTAGAGTAGGAACAAATTGCAATGGaatttgaacaaatccaagcaatatgatacagCTTCAAGTTACAGActtggctatttattttaccatccgcctCTAGAGCTTTGTCCTAATTATATGCAGCAAAAAAAGccgtggattgatctatggaagttgaacttgtctcacaaaattaagctatttatctggaaaACTCTCCATGGCCGGCTtccggtgcttgctcagattcatcatCGCATCCAATCTATATCGCCAATATGCCCCTGCTGTCATGAAGCAACAGAAACAGTC
This window contains:
- the LOC112720384 gene encoding protein NUCLEAR FUSION DEFECTIVE 4, yielding MMMGQFKEKLVSLYRSRWLVFVAAMWLQSWAGIGYLFGSISPVIKESLSYNQKQLAMVGVAKDLGDSVGFVTGILCEILPLWASLLVGALLNLIGYGWVWLIVTARVPTLPLWAICVLIFIGTNGETYFNTVSLVSCVQNFPKSRGPVVGILKGFAGLSGAILTQIYAVIHSPDHASLVFMVAVGPALVGVGLMFIVRPVGGHKQVRPTDGKSFTFVYGVCLLLAAYLMGVMVVQDLVYVSSPVIMIFTIILFLILFVPFIIPIALVFGPEQKSPEEEALLPEPESKDLGKSPQESEEVLLSELEDEKPKEVDLLPASERRKRIAQLQSKLLQAAAEGAVRVKRRRGPHRGEDFTLRQALIKADFWLLFISMIMGSGSGLTVIDNLGQMSQSLGYDNTHIFVSLISIWNFLGRVGGGYISELVVRDHVYPRPAALAVFQLIMTVGHLFIAMGWPGSMYISTLLIGLGYGAHWAIVPATASELFGLRNFGALYNFITLANPAGTLVFSSLIASRIYDYEAEQQAQGDHHFPNLGSVMARALNDGKPLTCNGSICFFITSMIMSGLCIVAAILCMILVFRTRIVYANLYGKSSSRNLR